From one Rhizobium rosettiformans genomic stretch:
- a CDS encoding NHLP bacteriocin export ABC transporter permease/ATPase subunit — MAERQATIAGGANRPLFLDETDRFYRLMRGYADLFAISGDGLRRHLFRIEVGEYLFPAVSFGQHRLCAIGSLGSEFAVCEAGAPKPPPEAVMSWVQAMIGVLGQTPQGWTDRILLTGEFDLPQGMTVSAPHRTLCFGRPLDGTATWCDRTWPDGLELPITSTTSVTAISDATLQVSTECPDHAILAEGLCFIGGEVLSQLDREAAQHGAQLEDRLNIRRQAMDRSLGKSLSDLLTLREPKTGQMSSARLSVFVAVMQTSGLEVSQALRRDLEALGDKGSYEPLLRSAGLYYRQVMLDHDWWHRDGTAMLATLKDGSPAGLVPGKGGGWVLVTHEGMRRLTKPLAQEVSTGALQIYPSLEDRPMGLLETMRFGFSGTRYDVVATITVALVASLVVMVPPIAATMLFQHVVPAGDRANLLFMLASLVALAFGQSAFELMRSLCVARIETRLDSSIQAALFQRLLRLPVNFFRAYSAGDLTERVLGIQEARQMITGATMSGLFGGMGVIASAGVLVFLDWRLALTGIAVLALFLAVSAILSFRQLAQERRQAAIRGRNQGFVLQLLIGMTKLRAAHAEKLALAQWAWKSLEHRKAFATSRSIQSVHAALLALMPWFSLLMIYVTLLWLMKSDQQQAALLALLPSGGSTASTALREPLTAAAFIGFTTAFGQMTTGLKATVEAFTHLASVAPLAERTAPVLKAVPDDASTSRGSSPQLTGNLVFRNVSFRYGMDSPLVLKNLDLEIQPGDFIAVTGPSGSGKSTLLRLILGFETPDTGEIFYDGIPSHGIELASLRSQIGIVLQNGGLSAGSIYDNIVGSSGLGVADAWAAARMVGLAEEIESMPMGMHTVLNDGAMTISGGQRQRILIARALVRKPRILLFDEATSALDNRTQAIVTRSLTSLEVTRIVIAHRLSTIKEADRIIVLDRGSLVESGTYNDLISAGGTFSHLARRQLL, encoded by the coding sequence ATGGCTGAACGTCAAGCGACCATTGCCGGTGGCGCCAACAGACCCCTGTTTCTTGATGAGACCGACCGCTTCTACAGGTTGATGCGTGGTTACGCCGATCTTTTTGCGATAAGCGGAGACGGTCTCAGACGGCATCTGTTCCGTATCGAGGTCGGTGAATATCTGTTTCCAGCCGTCTCTTTCGGCCAGCATCGTCTGTGCGCCATCGGTTCTCTTGGTTCGGAGTTTGCGGTCTGCGAGGCAGGCGCCCCAAAGCCACCGCCGGAAGCCGTCATGTCTTGGGTTCAGGCGATGATCGGGGTCCTGGGCCAGACGCCGCAGGGCTGGACTGATCGCATCCTGTTGACGGGCGAGTTCGATCTACCTCAGGGCATGACAGTCTCTGCACCTCATCGGACACTCTGCTTCGGTCGCCCCTTGGACGGAACCGCGACCTGGTGCGACCGAACCTGGCCAGATGGCCTTGAACTGCCGATCACCTCGACGACCTCAGTGACCGCCATTTCCGATGCGACCCTGCAGGTATCAACCGAGTGCCCCGACCACGCGATTTTGGCAGAAGGCCTCTGCTTCATCGGTGGCGAGGTCCTGTCGCAACTTGATCGCGAGGCGGCTCAACATGGCGCCCAGCTCGAAGATCGGCTGAACATCCGCCGTCAGGCCATGGACCGAAGCCTTGGCAAAAGTCTTTCGGATCTGCTGACCTTGAGGGAGCCGAAAACCGGTCAGATGTCATCTGCCCGACTTTCGGTTTTTGTTGCCGTCATGCAGACGAGTGGACTGGAGGTATCACAAGCTCTGCGACGGGATCTCGAGGCCCTGGGCGACAAGGGCTCTTACGAGCCGCTTTTACGATCTGCGGGCCTTTACTATCGCCAGGTGATGCTCGACCACGACTGGTGGCACCGTGACGGCACTGCGATGCTTGCAACGCTGAAGGACGGATCGCCGGCAGGCCTGGTTCCGGGCAAAGGCGGCGGTTGGGTGCTGGTGACGCATGAAGGTATGCGTCGCCTGACCAAACCGCTTGCGCAAGAGGTTTCAACGGGCGCGCTGCAGATCTATCCGTCGCTTGAGGATCGCCCCATGGGCCTCCTCGAAACCATGCGGTTTGGCTTTTCCGGCACACGCTACGATGTTGTCGCCACAATCACCGTGGCGCTGGTCGCCAGTTTGGTGGTCATGGTCCCGCCGATCGCAGCCACCATGCTTTTTCAGCATGTCGTGCCAGCTGGTGACCGGGCCAATCTGCTATTCATGCTGGCGTCACTGGTCGCGCTCGCCTTTGGCCAGTCCGCCTTCGAACTGATGCGCAGCCTTTGCGTCGCACGGATAGAAACGCGTCTGGATTCGTCGATACAGGCTGCGCTTTTCCAGCGCCTTCTAAGACTTCCAGTGAATTTCTTTCGGGCCTATTCCGCAGGTGATTTGACGGAACGGGTGCTGGGCATTCAAGAGGCACGCCAGATGATCACCGGCGCGACCATGTCCGGACTCTTCGGCGGGATGGGAGTGATCGCAAGTGCCGGGGTGCTGGTGTTCCTCGACTGGCGACTGGCATTGACGGGCATCGCCGTCCTTGCCCTCTTTCTTGCCGTATCGGCAATCCTCTCCTTCAGGCAGCTTGCACAGGAAAGACGCCAAGCAGCGATCCGGGGCCGGAACCAAGGTTTCGTGCTTCAATTGCTGATCGGCATGACAAAGCTGCGCGCCGCCCACGCGGAGAAACTGGCTCTCGCCCAATGGGCCTGGAAGAGCCTTGAGCACCGAAAGGCTTTTGCCACGTCAAGATCCATCCAGTCCGTGCATGCAGCACTTCTGGCACTGATGCCGTGGTTTTCCTTGCTGATGATCTATGTCACGCTTTTGTGGCTGATGAAGTCTGATCAGCAGCAAGCGGCGCTGCTTGCTCTCTTGCCGTCAGGTGGAAGCACAGCTTCCACCGCGCTGCGCGAGCCTTTGACGGCCGCAGCCTTTATCGGTTTCACGACCGCCTTCGGGCAGATGACGACCGGATTGAAGGCAACAGTCGAGGCGTTTACCCATCTGGCAAGCGTGGCCCCCTTGGCAGAACGCACAGCCCCCGTGCTGAAAGCCGTGCCAGATGATGCCTCGACCAGTCGGGGGTCATCACCACAACTCACCGGCAATCTTGTGTTCCGCAATGTCAGTTTCCGCTACGGCATGGATAGCCCCCTCGTTCTGAAAAACCTCGATCTTGAGATACAGCCGGGCGACTTCATCGCGGTCACCGGGCCTTCTGGGAGCGGCAAATCCACCTTACTGCGCCTCATCCTGGGCTTCGAGACACCGGATACTGGCGAGATCTTTTATGATGGTATCCCGTCGCATGGGATCGAGCTTGCGTCGCTCCGGTCCCAGATCGGCATCGTGTTGCAGAATGGGGGCTTAAGCGCGGGCTCGATCTACGACAACATCGTCGGATCCTCCGGTCTTGGCGTTGCTGATGCATGGGCTGCGGCCAGAATGGTGGGCCTGGCAGAAGAAATAGAGAGCATGCCGATGGGCATGCACACCGTCCTGAACGACGGCGCGATGACCATCTCGGGTGGGCAAAGGCAGAGGATCCTGATTGCCCGAGCGCTGGTCAGAAAACCGCGGATCCTTCTGTTCGATGAAGCAACCAGCGCCCTGGACAACCGGACCCAGGCGATCGTCACCCGTAGCCTGACCAGTCTCGAGGTTACGCGCATCGTCATTGCGCATCGTCTGAGCACCATCAAAGAGGCCGATCGGATCATCGTCCTCGATCGTGGCAGCCTCGTCGAAAGTGGCACTTACAACGACCTGATTAGCGCGGGCGGCACCTTCAGTCACCTCGCCCGCCGGCAATTGCTCTAG
- a CDS encoding cyclic nucleotide-binding domain-containing protein → MRKVLYILGQLNDEDAEWLARTGRIRTCKEGEVLINEGVATQDLYFVLDGEMGVQVKGAGEVARLGRGEVVGEMSFVDSSPPSATILAHGGARVLAVEKAAIDARLRRDNGFAGRFYKAIAIFLADRLRSTMGRMRSTEGLHRDQIMDDELDESILDQISLAGSRFEHMLSILSKVN, encoded by the coding sequence ATGCGCAAGGTTCTCTACATCCTTGGCCAGTTGAACGATGAAGATGCCGAATGGCTCGCCCGAACGGGGCGCATCAGGACCTGTAAGGAGGGTGAGGTTCTGATCAACGAGGGTGTGGCGACCCAAGATCTCTACTTCGTCTTGGACGGAGAAATGGGCGTGCAGGTCAAAGGCGCCGGCGAGGTTGCCCGCCTGGGTCGCGGTGAGGTGGTGGGCGAAATGTCCTTTGTCGATTCATCGCCGCCCTCCGCAACAATCCTGGCGCATGGCGGTGCAAGAGTGCTGGCGGTGGAGAAGGCCGCGATCGACGCGCGTCTGCGACGGGATAACGGATTTGCCGGCCGCTTTTACAAGGCTATCGCAATTTTTTTGGCCGATCGACTGCGCTCGACCATGGGCCGCATGCGCAGCACGGAAGGCTTGCACCGCGACCAAATCATGGACGATGAGCTCGATGAGAGCATTCTCGATCAGATTTCCCTCGCCGGCTCAAGGTTCGAACACATGCTGTCAATCCTGTCCAAGGTAAACTGA
- a CDS encoding GNAT family N-acetyltransferase translates to MSALIDQVFPLHFHHGVAYPFSQNSNLRIYRISIASATNRFRTARPNLGATERYVADHFSSASCRFTLPANQVPGDSGDQRCVVMIKDKTHRGTSLLADAASLTAASPGEARLLSLQGNASLFSQLTFPRLRPLMAELPTQWFAVGAVVAGLPVGLALGFVDDEGQAELVSLIVATALRRRGLGKRLLETWMADAVEHGALSMSVRFVDRGPRHEALCTLLVRAGWTAPVEDGLFVLGRAGPMVQAVGSWAPVSGKLTKQSLYSFDPLFLTAADEQRVKDLLALDDAAQMQGPLRLWPRLEPELCCLVRRQGELVGWVLAGPSSERWQTLSDSQTLNGTPTDPLIEYFEAFLDPSYWHTAIAVGAYFHCYRKQVELFGPQSLALYYTDTSRPRMVHLTRRRFAPIADRVDTIFRSCGPSSVYPAHD, encoded by the coding sequence TTGTCAGCGCTCATCGACCAAGTCTTCCCGCTGCATTTTCATCATGGTGTGGCTTACCCCTTCAGCCAAAACAGTAATTTGAGGATCTATCGGATCTCGATTGCAAGTGCGACCAATCGGTTTCGAACAGCGAGGCCAAATCTGGGCGCAACGGAGAGATACGTCGCAGATCACTTTTCATCAGCAAGCTGCCGCTTCACATTGCCGGCCAATCAGGTGCCGGGAGATTCCGGTGACCAAAGGTGCGTGGTGATGATCAAGGACAAGACACACAGAGGAACGTCACTGCTTGCTGACGCAGCCTCCCTAACGGCCGCCTCACCCGGCGAGGCTCGGCTCCTGTCTCTTCAAGGCAATGCCAGCCTGTTTTCTCAACTGACCTTTCCGCGCCTGCGTCCATTGATGGCGGAACTTCCGACCCAATGGTTTGCGGTTGGCGCGGTCGTTGCGGGACTACCGGTAGGACTGGCACTGGGCTTCGTGGACGATGAGGGGCAGGCCGAACTGGTGTCACTGATTGTTGCAACAGCGCTCCGCCGCAGGGGGCTGGGCAAACGGCTTCTTGAAACCTGGATGGCGGACGCGGTTGAGCACGGCGCGCTCTCCATGTCCGTGCGATTTGTGGATCGCGGACCAAGGCATGAAGCACTTTGTACTCTCCTGGTCCGGGCCGGCTGGACAGCGCCAGTCGAAGACGGGCTTTTCGTTCTTGGAAGAGCCGGCCCCATGGTCCAGGCCGTCGGAAGCTGGGCGCCGGTTTCCGGCAAGCTGACGAAGCAATCCCTTTATAGTTTCGATCCACTCTTTCTGACCGCCGCCGACGAGCAAAGGGTCAAGGATCTGTTGGCCCTTGACGACGCTGCGCAAATGCAAGGACCGTTGCGGCTTTGGCCGCGACTGGAGCCAGAACTCTGTTGCCTGGTGCGCCGTCAGGGGGAACTGGTCGGCTGGGTACTGGCAGGCCCCTCCAGCGAGCGCTGGCAAACCTTGTCCGACTCACAGACCTTGAACGGCACTCCAACCGATCCCTTGATCGAGTACTTTGAGGCCTTTCTCGATCCGAGCTATTGGCACACGGCCATCGCCGTGGGTGCCTATTTTCACTGCTACAGGAAGCAGGTTGAGCTCTTCGGCCCCCAGTCGCTTGCCCTTTACTACACCGACACCTCGCGGCCACGCATGGTCCATTTGACCCGCCGCCGCTTTGCCCCGATCGCTGACAGGGTAGACACCATCTTCAGATCATGTGGACCCTCAAGCGTATATCCCGCTCACGATTGA
- a CDS encoding Nif11-like leader peptide family RiPP precursor codes for MSIDALERFYEHVRSDEALEAQATSALQEGADAVVALGEREGFSFTSEELSVALAHHASMNDELSDDELELVAGGVPARPSIKQLGANKITFG; via the coding sequence ATGTCGATTGATGCTTTGGAAAGATTCTACGAACACGTGCGCAGTGACGAAGCCCTGGAGGCGCAGGCGACCAGTGCTTTGCAAGAGGGGGCGGACGCCGTCGTGGCCCTTGGAGAGCGCGAAGGCTTCTCGTTCACCAGCGAGGAGCTGAGCGTCGCATTGGCGCATCACGCAAGTATGAACGACGAGCTGTCTGACGATGAACTGGAACTGGTCGCCGGCGGCGTTCCAGCGCGCCCCAGCATAAAACAGCTAGGAGCCAATAAGATCACTTTTGGTTGA
- a CDS encoding cysteine peptidase family C39 domain-containing protein, whose amino-acid sequence MHTPQLRQSALTECGLTALAIIFAWHGLAVSLERLRNEIGSSRLGLTARQLLELARRYDFETKACRREIDQLATLPLPFIAHYRFIHFVVVEHVTDQHVTINDPASGPQRLTIEEFARDFTGIALTFVPRFAPRPPVHPARREFWLQLGDNRVAATIILLLCLLQTSAVAFGLVSMAKALDGHQHPSVALLAWILAAKLHLLLYWSTENFAERLSTRARDLTWQRFKSMPPQWFSTKTANQLADILTLGERWSLLLPIAVSLLRSLLLIPVLLVAPLIQLPIGLVIASLTAIASCIVLAACLRRGETRMRRMREAQLLILPDTHILADLESRQFAGRDSELTSYLAAEHAQMHSHAQVDLGWQAKLDVLVSLPIVLALAIIMTDGLFTQEWGTAASLGTVCVVIGLCLRTARRSFPAISEVMGLLSRLHDLRNTDCDSTGLQSQPGSPAGLAIHLDDTNLFLSKGDLLQITGPSGSGKTRLARQIAGLEPSPNGTITFDGMATETLCHQGSPRVLLVDEQVLTISGSLAENLCLGDSRFDRQALDAVLDLVELNQELCQRGGLDLELSAERRLLSGGQLRRLALARALLRQPSVIVLDGTLDALDAPLAGRIVERLRERHILVLIGERGTQSRRPDATIDLGCC is encoded by the coding sequence GTGCATACACCGCAGCTGCGTCAGTCTGCGCTTACCGAATGCGGTCTCACGGCATTGGCAATCATCTTTGCCTGGCACGGGCTCGCTGTTTCACTCGAGAGATTGCGCAATGAGATCGGCTCGAGCCGACTGGGGCTCACGGCCCGCCAACTCCTCGAACTTGCCCGACGCTATGATTTCGAGACCAAGGCTTGTCGGCGTGAGATCGATCAACTGGCGACGCTTCCCCTGCCATTCATCGCCCATTACCGATTCATACATTTCGTCGTAGTCGAGCATGTTACAGACCAGCATGTCACGATCAACGATCCTGCAAGCGGGCCACAGCGTCTGACGATTGAAGAGTTTGCCAGGGACTTCACCGGTATCGCCCTGACATTTGTCCCACGCTTTGCGCCGCGGCCTCCAGTCCATCCAGCAAGGCGGGAATTCTGGCTGCAACTGGGCGACAATCGGGTTGCGGCAACCATCATTCTGCTGCTTTGCCTGCTGCAAACATCAGCAGTCGCGTTCGGGCTCGTGAGCATGGCCAAGGCTCTGGACGGACATCAGCATCCCAGCGTTGCGCTTCTCGCGTGGATCCTGGCGGCCAAATTGCATCTATTGCTGTACTGGAGCACCGAGAACTTTGCAGAGCGCCTTTCCACTCGGGCACGAGACCTCACATGGCAGCGTTTCAAGAGCATGCCGCCCCAATGGTTTTCTACAAAGACGGCAAACCAGCTCGCAGATATTCTCACCCTCGGTGAGCGCTGGTCTTTGTTGCTACCCATTGCCGTTTCGCTTCTACGGTCGCTGCTCTTGATCCCGGTCCTTCTGGTGGCGCCGTTGATCCAGCTGCCCATTGGACTGGTCATCGCATCGTTGACGGCAATCGCCTCTTGTATTGTTCTTGCAGCATGCCTTCGCCGCGGCGAGACCCGGATGAGACGCATGCGTGAGGCGCAGCTTCTTATCCTGCCCGATACGCACATCCTTGCAGATCTGGAGAGCCGACAGTTTGCAGGGCGCGACAGCGAGCTCACCTCTTATCTGGCAGCAGAGCACGCTCAGATGCATTCGCACGCACAGGTCGACCTGGGCTGGCAGGCGAAACTCGATGTGTTGGTGTCTCTGCCGATTGTCCTCGCTCTGGCGATCATCATGACCGACGGGCTATTCACTCAGGAGTGGGGAACTGCCGCATCACTTGGCACAGTTTGCGTCGTGATTGGCCTCTGCCTGCGAACGGCACGACGCAGTTTTCCCGCTATTTCAGAAGTGATGGGTTTGCTCTCGCGTTTGCACGACCTGCGCAACACAGACTGTGACTCCACAGGATTGCAGTCGCAGCCGGGATCGCCCGCAGGCCTCGCCATTCATCTTGACGATACGAACCTGTTTTTGAGCAAGGGTGATCTGCTGCAGATTACTGGACCGTCTGGAAGCGGAAAGACACGACTGGCGCGCCAGATTGCAGGCCTCGAACCAAGCCCGAATGGCACCATTACCTTTGATGGAATGGCGACCGAAACGCTCTGTCATCAGGGATCGCCGCGGGTGCTGCTTGTCGACGAGCAGGTTCTCACGATCTCCGGCAGCCTGGCGGAGAACCTCTGTCTCGGTGATAGCCGCTTCGACCGCCAGGCTTTGGACGCGGTGCTGGATCTGGTCGAGCTCAATCAGGAGCTTTGCCAGCGTGGAGGGCTGGATCTGGAGCTTTCTGCGGAAAGGCGGCTGTTGAGCGGCGGCCAGCTCCGTCGCCTGGCGCTTGCCCGCGCGCTGCTGCGCCAACCTTCGGTCATCGTTCTGGATGGGACCCTCGATGCCCTGGATGCACCGCTTGCTGGACGTATCGTCGAGCGGCTGCGGGAACGACATATACTGGTTCTGATTGGTGAGCGTGGCACGCAATCACGCCGGCCGGACGCGACCATCGATCTGGGCTGTTGCTGA
- a CDS encoding NHLP bacteriocin system secretion protein gives MSADKLFRQEALQKLASPERLDEAVQINSRGTWIAVTAFVGLALLFGLWSVVGRIPSRVDGQGILLLSGGNVIDTVALASGTLVTQGVAAGAAVTPGMTIARIEQPDIALRLADMNRRLETLIANRQQALLDEEQLRQARLSNTKARRVAYEGRSRDARQRLEAYQAQLKRQENLVATGALAVATLQQTREQIELASQDLSNVEASLLEMEASGFASDAESRRLISTLDQEVSKVEAERDQLAQTLSEFGKVRALQSGTLVEWKVPSGTFVVSGAPVASIATGDGGLEMRLFLPAASGKRVRPGMRVDIEISGLPREQWGMLTGSVRSVSDFPATREGMRAILQNDTLVSSFSSDGAPFTAVITLDPDPFAASGYRWVGGPGPAQALSHGAIGKAKVTIEERAPIDFLVPMLRRLTSA, from the coding sequence ATGAGCGCTGACAAGCTCTTTCGCCAGGAGGCGCTCCAGAAGCTCGCGTCGCCTGAACGGCTTGATGAAGCCGTGCAAATCAATTCCAGAGGGACCTGGATTGCGGTCACGGCATTTGTAGGGCTCGCTTTGCTGTTTGGATTGTGGAGCGTGGTTGGACGTATCCCCTCCCGTGTCGATGGGCAGGGCATATTGCTCCTTTCCGGGGGGAACGTGATCGACACTGTCGCGCTCGCATCGGGCACTCTTGTCACGCAAGGTGTGGCAGCTGGTGCGGCTGTCACGCCGGGAATGACGATCGCGCGGATCGAGCAACCTGATATTGCGCTACGTTTGGCCGACATGAACCGTCGCCTTGAAACACTGATTGCAAACCGGCAGCAAGCATTGCTGGATGAAGAACAGCTGCGTCAGGCAAGACTTTCCAATACGAAAGCACGACGTGTTGCCTATGAAGGAAGGTCACGAGACGCCCGGCAGCGCCTCGAGGCCTATCAGGCGCAACTGAAGCGGCAGGAAAATCTTGTCGCCACTGGTGCGCTGGCGGTTGCAACCTTGCAGCAGACGCGCGAACAAATAGAGCTTGCGTCCCAGGATCTGTCCAATGTCGAAGCCAGCCTTCTGGAGATGGAGGCCTCAGGCTTTGCCTCGGATGCCGAGAGCCGGCGTCTGATCAGCACGCTTGATCAGGAAGTCAGCAAGGTTGAGGCAGAGCGGGATCAACTCGCGCAGACGCTGAGTGAATTCGGCAAGGTTCGGGCGCTTCAGTCTGGAACGCTTGTCGAATGGAAGGTCCCGTCCGGCACCTTTGTCGTGTCCGGAGCACCGGTCGCAAGCATCGCAACGGGCGATGGCGGCCTGGAAATGCGGCTTTTCTTGCCAGCGGCCAGTGGCAAACGGGTGCGGCCGGGCATGCGCGTCGACATCGAAATTTCCGGTCTGCCGCGCGAGCAATGGGGAATGCTGACCGGCTCTGTCCGCTCTGTCTCCGATTTTCCGGCGACCCGAGAGGGAATGCGCGCCATCCTGCAGAACGACACGCTGGTCTCCAGTTTCTCGTCAGATGGGGCCCCCTTCACGGCGGTGATAACGCTTGATCCAGATCCGTTTGCGGCGAGCGGCTATCGTTGGGTTGGAGGACCAGGCCCGGCCCAGGCGCTCAGCCATGGTGCCATCGGCAAAGCCAAGGTCACGATCGAAGAGCGCGCTCCGATTGATTTCCTGGTTCCCATGCTTCGCAGACTCACGAGTGCGTAA
- a CDS encoding NHLP family bacteriocin export ABC transporter peptidase/permease/ATPase subunit, with protein sequence MAPRPHAKRRKPVPTILQIEQTECGVACLAMILASYGMHIGLERLREMAGVSRDGTRASNLLKAARRVGLTAKGFRKEPEQLHEVPWPAILHWNFNHFVVLEGLNASFAYLNDPATGRRKIPLDELRQAFTGVVIACEPGADFEPSGAQPSVLSALAQRLAGTRALLPQIIIASGLLVVPGVALPVLSRVFVDDILTTRQTDWIIPFTVLLATITLAQAALVLLQQMLLARLEVRLAFLPATKMLWHMLRLPMSFYAQRHPGELANRLDANEKLASLLSGQFATSIFNLLSMIVYAGVMLLLDPVLAVAIILLQCIYFLTLSVSNRLQSRNARLQAAQSGKLIAATVGAIRAIETIKASATEREAFQRWAGHQARLLSLRSSQGRVEALIGIVPGLLSALSAAAVLGLGGLRVMDGAISLGTLIAFQALAVSFYTPIASLVQLAGQIQMVKADIDRADDLMRAPAAHFEAEDATPANFELRAEDLVFGYSPLDPPFVNGFSLTLRPGARVALVGGSGSGKSTVGRLLAGLFTPWSGTISIGGIGLNELDPARRAAICGYVDQEIFLFEGTVEDNLSLWDPGVSDRRLIRALSDAAVLDDVIMRKGQLLSQVNEGGTNFSGGQRQRLEIARVLAAEPSIVILDEATSALDPATEKRIDDNLRARGCTTIIIAHRLSTIRDCDEIIVMKDGRIVERGDHETLMAAAGEYAALIAEGAGHG encoded by the coding sequence ATGGCACCACGACCTCATGCCAAGCGGCGCAAGCCGGTGCCGACTATTCTGCAGATCGAACAGACCGAATGTGGGGTCGCTTGTCTCGCCATGATCCTGGCGTCATATGGGATGCATATAGGCCTCGAGCGACTGCGTGAAATGGCCGGTGTCTCGCGTGATGGCACGAGAGCAAGCAACCTCTTGAAGGCTGCTCGCAGAGTAGGCCTGACGGCGAAGGGGTTTCGCAAGGAGCCTGAACAACTCCATGAAGTTCCATGGCCCGCCATCCTGCACTGGAACTTCAACCACTTCGTGGTTCTTGAAGGTCTCAACGCAAGTTTCGCCTATCTCAACGATCCCGCGACTGGTCGGCGCAAGATCCCTCTGGATGAGCTCCGCCAGGCATTTACCGGTGTCGTCATTGCATGTGAACCAGGCGCCGACTTCGAACCCTCAGGAGCGCAGCCATCCGTTCTTTCAGCACTTGCGCAACGGCTCGCAGGCACCCGGGCGCTCTTGCCGCAGATCATCATCGCATCCGGTCTCCTGGTCGTGCCCGGGGTCGCTCTACCGGTGCTGTCCCGGGTCTTTGTCGATGACATATTGACTACCCGACAGACAGACTGGATCATCCCATTCACTGTCCTCCTGGCGACCATCACGCTTGCGCAGGCGGCGCTCGTCCTGCTGCAACAGATGCTGTTGGCAAGGCTGGAGGTCCGCCTTGCCTTTCTTCCAGCGACGAAAATGCTCTGGCATATGCTGCGCCTTCCGATGAGCTTTTACGCTCAGCGTCATCCCGGCGAACTGGCAAATCGGCTGGACGCCAATGAAAAGCTGGCCAGTCTTCTGTCAGGACAGTTTGCAACAAGCATTTTCAACCTCTTGAGCATGATCGTCTACGCAGGCGTCATGCTGCTGCTTGACCCGGTGCTGGCTGTCGCCATCATTCTCCTGCAATGCATCTATTTCCTCACGCTCAGCGTATCCAACCGTCTTCAGTCCCGTAATGCCCGGCTGCAAGCGGCGCAGTCGGGAAAACTGATTGCGGCGACGGTCGGCGCGATCCGAGCTATCGAGACCATCAAGGCATCCGCAACGGAACGGGAGGCATTCCAGCGCTGGGCGGGGCATCAGGCCCGGCTTTTAAGCCTGCGCAGCAGCCAGGGCAGGGTGGAGGCCCTGATTGGGATCGTGCCTGGGCTTCTTTCTGCCTTGTCAGCCGCAGCAGTTTTGGGCTTGGGCGGGCTGCGTGTCATGGACGGCGCAATCTCGCTGGGAACCCTGATTGCCTTTCAGGCCCTGGCGGTCAGCTTCTACACCCCCATCGCCAGCCTCGTACAGCTTGCCGGTCAAATACAAATGGTTAAGGCTGATATTGATCGTGCCGATGACCTTATGAGGGCGCCTGCTGCGCACTTTGAGGCTGAGGATGCAACACCAGCCAATTTCGAATTGCGAGCCGAAGACCTGGTCTTCGGCTACAGTCCTCTCGATCCTCCCTTCGTCAATGGGTTCTCGCTGACATTAAGACCGGGTGCGCGGGTGGCACTTGTTGGCGGGTCCGGCAGCGGCAAAAGCACGGTTGGTCGCCTCCTGGCAGGTCTGTTCACTCCGTGGTCAGGCACGATTTCCATCGGGGGGATTGGGCTGAACGAATTGGATCCAGCACGCCGGGCGGCGATATGTGGCTATGTCGACCAGGAGATCTTCCTGTTCGAAGGCACGGTCGAGGATAATCTCAGCCTTTGGGACCCGGGCGTCTCGGATCGGCGCCTTATCCGGGCACTTTCTGATGCCGCCGTTCTCGATGACGTCATCATGCGTAAGGGCCAGCTCCTGTCTCAGGTCAATGAAGGGGGTACCAACTTCTCGGGAGGGCAGCGCCAAAGACTGGAAATTGCCCGCGTTCTGGCCGCCGAGCCATCCATTGTCATCCTCGACGAAGCCACCTCCGCGCTCGACCCGGCGACGGAAAAGCGGATTGACGATAATCTCCGGGCACGCGGCTGCACGACCATCATTATCGCTCATCGGCTCAGCACGATCCGAGACTGTGACGAGATCATCGTCATGAAGGACGGGCGGATCGTCGAACGCGGTGACCATGAAACCCTGATGGCGGCTGCAGGAGAATATGCGGCGCTGATTGCTGAGGGGGCGGGTCATGGCTGA